The DNA region CATTTGAACtccatttatttaaaaataacttaaaatggAAAATCACACCAATTTGTctcaaatcattttaaaaatgcattttCAAATTAGCCAATTAGATATATTAGAATTACTTAGAAGTCTCATTTTCATCACCCTAAAGTAGTTAAGTAAAAGATTGTTGAAAATGACATGAAAGTTGAAATTGTGGGTTAAAGGCATAAATCACGCGCCGTCAAGGCGGCGGCGGTGTTAATTGGgtagaaagaagcttcacatgCTGTTTCCGGGTTCACGTTCAACAAACATCATTTTGAATatgaaactattattattattattattattattatttattataaataaccaCGACCACttccttctctctctctcctcttctttttctttccgcGGGTATACCGTTCCCCTTCTCTATTTGTATCTTCTTCCCCATTTCTCTGCAATTTCTTGCTTCCCCATCATTCCTaaggtatgtatgtatgtatatggaCGACCCATTCTCTCTATTTCTTCTGCATTCTTTTCTTGACCCTtcttctttgtcttcttctcagGTTTTTATTGAGATTTTGTGAGTAATATTTCGTTGTTTCTCAAAAATCAGGTTTTGCATCCGACCCATTTCTTGTTTGGCTCCCTTTCTTCTTGTTTTCTCAAGCAAATATCTTCATACTGATGATTGTAATGTTCTTTCGTTCATGTTGACAGAAATTTGAGGTCAATAAAATAacaagtttttattaatttagattgAAATGTTGGTTATGGGTTGAACATCATAATAATGTTGATAATCAAGGGTTTTTTCTTGTTAAAACATACATTAATTAAGAGCATTTATCTTACCCACCAGGCAGGATATAGAATTCTATAGCATGTTTTATGGAATAGTGGGGGATGTGGGcattttattttactttgttCTTCATTTGCAAATTTTTAGATTCTTTTGAAATTgtgattatgatgatgatgatgatgatgatttttcTATCCTAGGAAGCTAATGAAGTTGGAAAAGATAAACAAAATCACCCCatttcttcctctgtttcttttatcaaaatctCTCATGTTTTCTGATCAAATTGTTGgttcatttgaatttaaacaGGAGTGTAATAACTTCTGAGCTGACATTTTACCTTGAAAAATTGTCGCTTACTTCCTTGTTTGTTTGGAAATAATTGATTATGCTGTTTGAACCACTGTGGTTGTTTTGACTATTAACCACCTGTTTTGTATTGACAATTTCAGGCTTCTTGTGATTAATTTTGGGAAGAATTCAGCAAAAAAAAAAGGCTTTTTCAAAGTGACGATTTCAGAAGCAATGAATAAGCCTATGACGCATTCTAACTTGTATTCACCTTCTGGCACAAAATATGGCCAATACCTAGCATCTCCAAGGAAAATGCCTGCCATATTTGATAGGTCTAACTCATGGCTAGATGCCATGCAGTGCTCATCTCCTACTCACAATGATACAGATGATGGTTACTCTAATTGGATggtaattctttttttattttttttatttgagattcTGAATCACCGATCCTCTCATCAGTCACATCATTCAAAAGGAAATTTGGTAAAAGAAACCCAAATCACCCTGTTATTTGAATGtcttaaagaaaaaacaatttagGCTTTGGCTTTTCGTCATGCAGCTTAGGTACCCATCTGCACTTGCTTCATTTGAGCATATAATAAACCATGCAGAAGGAAAAAGAATAGCATTGTTTCTCGACTATGATGGGACACTTTCCCCAATTGTCGACAACCCAGATTCTGCTGTCATGTCCCCTGCTGTGAGAacttaaactaaaaattattacttttgtAGGACTGAATGAGAACTTGTCTTTTAAGTcaacttttcaaattttaattttcagatGCGGGCTGCTGTGAAAGATGTGGCACAGTATTTTCCAACAGCGATAATCAGTGGGAGAAGCCGTGATAAGGTATTTGAAACCACATATAATCTATATGCATTTGAAGGATGTTCTTAGACCtgttttctttttcatctaATTCCCATTATCTTCTTGCTGATGTTACCTGTTTTCCATATAGGTGTATGAATTTGTTGGTCTAACTGAACTCTATTATGCGGGTAGTCATGGAATGGATATTATGGGTCCCATTCGATCTGTTTCGAATGAACACCCAAATTGTACTAGGTCCACTGACCAACAGGTGTGCGCAGTTTGTATTCTTTGTTGTTTCGTTTGATCcgaataaatatttgattctgaCTTATTTGAACTTATTATTAGGGTAACAAAGTTAATCTATTCCAGCCTGCTAGTGAATTCTTGCCTATGATTGATGAGGTATGGAAGATGCATTTATTAAACTGTTAATTTTCCCTTTTAACTACTGGAAAAGGTTCAAtatctttcctttttttttcatttctgaGAAGGTTTCTAAAGCGCTTCATGAGATTGCCAAAGAAGTAAAGGGAGCAAAAGTAGAGCATAATAAGTTTTGCGTTTCTGTACACTATCGTAATGTGGATGAAAAGGTATAAACGAAAAAtcattagtttatattttagttGACTTTTTTTGTGTTGTTAACAATTGTTGTGACCTCAGAACTGGAATATAATTGGCCAACAAGTGAAGGAACTGTTGAAAGGTTATCCTAGTCTTCGATTAACACATGGAAGAAAGGTATGTTTCTTAGCAATTCATTGAAGTGTAATCTTAGCTTGTCCTGCTACTACTACTGAGTtttattttgactttatttcAGGTATTAGAGGTTCGGCCCGTTCTTAATTGGGATAAGGGGAAAGCCGTTGAGTTCTTACTGGAATCACTTGGTAAGTAAAGCTGCTAGCTTGGCTAAAGCTGAATTGGATTTGGAATGAAGGGTCTAATTCCAGTTTTGTTGTTTGTTTAAGAacttaaaaagattaattaaaattagaattatgatgaaattaaaatgtgtttaattcgTTAGGTGCAATTCCACTCTAGTAACCTTTGAATTTCAATTCAAGTATACTTCCATACGATTCAATCTTCCAACAATTTGTGAATTAGCTGAAATTGAGTTTAAATGTTGTGGTTAGATACTTATAgcagttaaaaaataaatcttagaTTGAAATGTAATTCAATGTCCAttcttaatttcaatttcaatcaCTGGTTGTTGACGGTTTCAATTGATTGTAGGCCTAAGCAATTGTAATGATGTGGTTCCCATTTATGTTGGAGATGACCGGACAGATGAAGATGCATTTAAGGTAATGATGTTGGCCTGATAACttagttttgtttttgtttttttgtaaatGTTCTGGGTGAAAGACTTGAATCCATATCGTTAAGGATATGAGTTTTTACGCTTTACCACTTAATGGTCTGATAACACTCTTAAAATTTACCTTGGCTTttcaatttatatgtttttcttctgaaaacagATTCTGAGAGATGGAAATTATGGTTTTGGAATCTTAGTGTCTTCTGCACCCAAGGAAAGCAATGCATTTTACTCTCTTAGGGACCCATCAGAGGTAATTGTGTAATTTAGTTACCTATGGATCCTATTTTTTGGAGCATCATCtacaaattttgtaaaaaaatcttttttcaTACACTTTTCACCTTTTCATATCAAATGCAAACAAAATCACTCCACTTTTTGCTTTGGCAATTGTCTAACAAAATACTACTTTCCATAGTATTAATGTATAATGGAAACCCAAATGAAAACACTTTTGTTTCTGTCAAATATCTCATGGGGATTCAAATTACACCATGTTtaaaagaataacataatttataatgaatGAACTTAGGTTATGGAGTTCTTGAAGTGGCTGGTTGTGTGGAAGAAGTCAACAGGTGGAGTTTTAGAtatttagaagaagaagaagagatgatGACTACATACATACAGGGTACAGGAAACAACATATAACTTGCTTTCTTTATTGGGGGAAAGGAAAAGGGTTTATTAAATATCCTTTTCAGGTTTCTTCACCCATTTCTTAAgctcttctatcaaaataaaataagtccTGCCTGCCCTTTGTGATCCtcattttttttgggttttaaagAGGGGGGAATGATATATCATACTtacttacatatatatatatacatataatacaAACAGCAgatttgttcattttattttatttttttgtaatttgaGAACCATAACAAATAGTACTAGCACTATTTCTAATGAATGGTTTGTTCATGTTCAAAATTTCTGAATTTTCCATTCTCTGAAAAGTGTCAAATcttttattgtgtttgattgCTGATTTGGTTCCGATTCTTGAGTTTATGGTGTGGCTTATCTCCTTTATCTCCATAACCAAAATGCATACTCAATAAATCATCTTAAACTAGTGCACAAGCTTTGGTTATGGAAGCTTTGTTAATCTTGACCCATATAAATGTTTtccaaataaaaattgaaaatgaaatggGTACCAGAATTTTGATCGGTGAGACTCATAACTTATTGGTAAAATATACTAACTCATATTGATTCGAGTATTCATATTTGGATTAATTCCTAATATGATTGAGGCGAAGAATTGTTTTGACTCAATTTAAACTTTGTAACTTTTccatcttttttaaaataaaaaatggtacAACTTATAAGATTGATCATTcagttaattttattagttCACAAAAGAAAACAATTACTCAAAAATCAAGTTATACCTAAAATTTGCTACATGCTACAATGTTCAAAATTGATCTGCTTCAGCCCatggataaaatatattttgtgttgCAACAAGTTGAAGAACTGATGATTTAGTTTTTATTGTTTCTTTTGactatttttaagtaatttatctCATCAAGAAGAGTTGGATACTCCTCATAAAAGGTGAATATTTAACTATTGAATTATAACATGCATTTTGGACCtgttcaaaaacaaaaacacttAACATAGTTTGATACAAAAGTAATTACAATATTTGCTTCAAaagggaaaaaataaaaaagaataatgttGACAGTGGGATTTGAACCCACGCCCTTTCGGACCAGAACCTTAATCTGGCGCCTTAGACCAACTCGGCCATATCAactttgttttaatatttgtaaactattatatataaaagatattattttctagaaaattagagtatatgtatatataaatcataaaatttaaataaatatgaatggCTTATAAGAGTATTCTAATATATCATAAATACATTAATGCAAAATTTGGAAATTCAGTCATATTCGTGAGTACTTTAATCTATTTTTCTCAAACATAATCATAAATGAGTTCAAGACGATACAAATAATATTAGAGCCGATCCGGTGATAAAAACAAAGTGTCAAAGAAGACACATCTTGAATCATACGTGAATCATACGGGAACAAGATGTCACGTGAGTCACTTCTAGAGTTTGAGTCGGGGCGAGACTATGACTATGAATGAGAACGCAACGGGAACGATGTGTGACTAAATAAGTTGAGGAGAGTATAATGTCTCACatcgaaaaataaataaagtatagaCTAATAGACTATACATATTTTAGGATTGAATTGTGGTGGCGAGGTAGTTTGttctaaaatatttgtaatataatttACTTATGGGTAACGGTATTCGGGACGTTACAAATGATTTTAGAGTCGACCCGATGGTATAAACAAAGTGTCAAATGGGTCACTTCTAGAGATCTATCACGGAGAAACTATGAAATGAATGAGAATGGAACACGACGAGAACATCGAGTGACTAACTAAGTTGGGAAGATTTTGTTGTTCGACATCGAAAAAGAGTGGTGTTaatagactatatatatatatatatatattcctggTGATCTTTTGAGATTTGGGTTGTGACAGTTTGTTTGGATTGGAGGTGTTTGTAGTCTATTTAATGGTAAGACTATGAATGAGAATGCATCGATAACATTGTGTTATTAAATTGGAGAAATTGTAACATCCTATAtaacaaaaatcatatttaagtGTGATGGAGGAGGTGGCTACCATAACTTCTGTGAAACATTAGTGGAAATTTTAAGACCAAATTGGTGGGGGTCGAAAACAGAGATCTACATTTCCTGTTTTAGCCTGTAACTGCCTTGAAATTTTGACAAAAACCAAAGCTAGTAGAAAGTGTTCAACAATTCTCTCTTTGGTTTACATCAACagtttatttaacaattttggtACAAAAGTATTTACAACAACAAATTCTCACCAATAATCCAAGCAAGAGCAAGATCCATCTTTAAAGTGATGAAACCGAGCACGATCTCTAACAACAATCTCCACATTATACACTTTCGAAATCATCTTGCTCACGTTATGACAATCATTGCATACGCGAAGGTTCTTAAATATCCTAATAGGAATCCCCGGTTTTCCATTCAAAAGCCCCATCGCAATCGCAAGCCTCTCACTGTGTAGCCTCAACGATTCAGCTTTACCACGATCCCCATCATCAACTAAACTCGCTTGAGAACAATCCGGTTCATAACCCTCCTTCTGCAATCTTTCCTCAATTTCTCTCAAAACCCGATACAATAATCTCGTTTCAGGATGAGTAGTATCCCCAGCAAAGAACTGATGAGATATTCCATCTACCTCAATTACACTGCAGCCGGGCTCTTTAATCACTCCATTATCGTTCATTAACTTCCTGATTAATCCCACATCGTTAAACCTTCTAGCTGATGCATAGACTCGCGATAGAAGAACATAAGCACCGCTACAATCACCACCGTCCGATTCAAGTAACTGCTTTGTTACTTCTTCACTTAGATCCAAATCTGCATGGTTTTTACAACAAGCATCAAGCAAGCTCCGCCAAATAACTACATCAGGCTTTATATGCATCTCTAATACAATTTCTATCGCTTTCTCAATATTTCCTGCGCGAGCAAGAAGATCAACCATGCATCCATAATGCTCCAACACAGGTTCAATTCCATAATCCTTCTTCATCCTGTCAAAGTACTTCAAACCCTCATCCACAAAGCCTCTGTGGTTACAGGCACTAAGAACACCCACAAATGTAATTGAATTAGGGTTAAAACCTTCGTTAATCATGAGATCGAAGTATCTTAACGCTGCTTCGCCTTGCCCGTGGCTTGCAAACcctaaaataattgaattccAGGAATTTACATCATGATTGTTCATACTATGAAACACTTGTTTGGCCATCTGTAATGATCCGCACTTGCAATACATATCAACGAGCGAAGAGTACAAAAGCACGTCGTTATTTACACGAATATTTTCGCGGTTCCTCGAAATATAAGCATGAGCCCACATCCCTAATGATAGAGACCTAAGACCCGCACAAGCATTTATCACACTTAGCATCATATACCCATCTGGCTCAAATGAATCCTGCATCTTTCGGAATAGACTTAATGCACTATCAAACTCTCCTAATTGAACTAAACCCTCTACCATAGCATTCCACGAAACAACACTTCTCTCAGGCATTTTATCAAACACTTTCTCTGCATGTTCAAGATTCCCACAAGAAGCATAGAAATGAATCAAActgttatttatataaacatcAGAGTCAAACCCGTGCTTAAGTAATTGTCCATGCACTTGTTGTCCTTCCGACTTGGCGAATAAATATGCACAAGCTTTAAGAACGAAAGGAAACGTATGACTATCTGGCATAGAAAGACCTTGAATCAACATTTTCATGTAAATTTCGATTGCCCGCTGTTTTTGCAAGTCATGACTGTATGAACAGCCTCTAATCAGTGTATTCCACATAAACGAATTGGGTTCTTCGATTTGGGCAAATAATCGGAAGGCATAGTCCAGGTCGTAGAAAGACGAGTCATGGAGTATTCGGCTGTAGAGAAATCGAGTGTGAGGGTGATGAATTGATGTGGTGCGAATTACGTGGCCCTGTATTTGTTTAATCTGAGAGAGAGACTTACATTGGCTCAATAAATCTAGCAAGCGAGTTTGATGGTTGAAGGCGGAAGTGAGCGAAGTAATCATGTTGTCAGATGGAGTAATGGCACTCACAGGTAACAACAATGGCGGAGAGGCAGTCGCCATAATTCCTTCCTAgttaggaagaagaagaagctatctatctatctatctaatGAAAGAAAACACGAAATAGCGCGCTTACTATATCTTCTTACATAGCATCCTAAATTAGTAGATAAATGTCAACTAAATCCTTAATCTTTTTACATTGCAATCATAGTcctcaaactatatatattttatcaaatatataaattctcaaGAGCTTTTCTAATTGATAgtttttcattataaataagatgcgttaaattaaaaacttaaaaaaaaaacttctttacttaatttttcctctcttttaattttttttttccacaaTCGAGTAACTAtttcgaaaaaaaaaagatcACTTCGGTACCCAGAGCCGGTcccgagttttgggctgccccaGCCCCCGTTAGAAAAATGCTCGATATTTTTTTGTTACTCTAGTcgagttaaaaaatttaataaaaaatggttttttTGTGAGGTTTAAACCcataaccaaaacaaaaattttaagtatttatctAGAACCACTAGACTATAATATCTTATgttcaaaattacaataaatatatttaattagaaccttactatttttaataaatgggctgCCTTGGGGAGTGGGCTACCCTAGCCCGAGGTTTTGTCGGGTTTACCCAGGGCCGACCCTATCGGTACCTAAGTATTATTTCTTAAGCAATTTGTGGTGTCATTAATCCGACTAtgtaaaatgttaaattaaagtAACCACACAAACAAAATACTAAACTAAATTAAACATGTACTAAATAGTAAATATTGTGCATTCAATATTCacttcaaatttaatatatatacggATTATTGAGttgagagttatggttaattttgatatatatgtgcgaataaatgaatacttgggtcggatcgtgggttgacacatctataaacttaaaacggttaaaaatattatagatatgtttcgaaattgtaacataacaaaataagtacaaccttttaattaactaattaggctaataaaactttatattttaatgtcaataccaaatttgatgaatgcgggaGGTTAACCGTATacgttcaactttttaactaattaattaatatatataatgatgtttaatttcaaagtgtttgaattgCTAGATCGAAAGAtgggttaatttgaatatatatatgtgagagtaaatttgGTACATTGGTGAGATTATGGGTTCatccgctcataaacttaaaacggttaaaaataaaataaaaaatattttatgtatgttttaaacttgcaacctaacggggtgttctattttatattttaatatattattcttaatttattaagaattctaaacatttaatacatattattatatttttttattaaatttattttgtttatatttttatccgtgtacATCGCACACAAATTTTTGTAGTTTTATTAAACTcggataaaattataattagatttaaaattttcagtttCATTCgaatatcaaattaatattgaattataaatcaattcctatttttaaataaattatagaataataattcaaatttaatttttatatttcaaaaagaatataagaaaaacaatttgaatatatattattaggtaGCGTTTGTTATATGTTATTAGTTATATAGGTATTAATTGTATGGGTTATAAGTTATAAGGGGTATTAAGAggtataaattttatatgttatttgtatttggttGAAAGTATACGAAGgttataaattgtatagattttataattttttgtttggttggcagtataaaatattgtataaaatgtaaaagacatttttgcccctttatatttatataaatttaatttaattgttaaattaatatttacttaattttttttattatttctctttattaatgTGTTTTTCTTATTATTGCTTTTAATGTTTGTAATTTGTGAACACAATTTGTGTTaggttataaaataatgttgCCATAAATTTGTGAACACATCTTGTGCtatgttataaaataatgttaccataaatttataaacacatTTTGTGCTAtgttataaaatgatgttaacaAAGATAGTTCTTTGTTCAAGTTCAATATTGAAACTTTGATTTTCACCTatagtttttttacttatttgttCATGGGAAAGTCTTAAACTCTTTAGatctcatttaaaaattaaatttcttaccATTATATTAAATCATGActatagtaataaataattttcttttacctcatttaagaatatatttagtTGATAAAATAATGATGACAATCAAGTTGCTCACACTActcacataattaataagatcacataattaataagattgacaccctatattattttctttaataacaaaGTTAAATAGATTTAGcaaagtataattaaaaaaaagtgtatttAACATATAACATgtcaaatacaaattatttatttctcttattcgGTTTTCCTTTTTCTACATCATTAGTTCTTGTATGAACTGACCTCGATGTAGGCTCTTTTCCAACATTTTCATACTCTATATCATTAACTCgatctttttaaaatacaatacaCCAATCCTCGTAAAATGGAAGATACTTGTTTATCAATCAATAATCAATGTACATTAGATCAatctattcaaaataaaattataaattataaaactaaaatataaaacaaattaaaatataacagatttaaatataaaaacaaatttaaatataatataaaaaataaaaatgaagaactATAGAGACAAAGAGTGTGGATAAATTTGGGAATAAATTTTTATACTGCTTTGTAACTGGATTAACTAGGTACAAATTTGTACCTAgtttgatatataaattatataacctTTAAACactgtttatataaaaaattcaaccaaacacttaatcaaatatattgtttgaattattatcCTATATATACAGTCTAATACTGCGTAACAAACACTGTCTTAAGGTATTTGTTCGACATAatctattaatataatttatgtattaagAGTTTTGTCTAAAGTTTAAAGTAtcgattcaaaattttaactttttaaattaaaaaaatatatatatcagtccaatattttattttctaaatttaaaaaaaaaataaaatatcggttcaaaatgttaaattttaaaataattatcgaTTCAATACGTTTtccattataaatataaaataataagatattttatttaaaaatataaaaaaaattataattataattactatCTAAATAGTGAACTTGACCATTATAAAATCCTATTGGtcttaagaattaaaattatacaatccaatttaaattatgatttcatggttattactattttttaaactagactatatattgtatttaaccTTTAATTCaacttttacttaaaaaaaataaaaattctttgaATTCAACTTTTACTAAAAATCCAACTTCTCTCTATaacttgtttaaaaaatatttccaactttgtttattttgt from Impatiens glandulifera chromosome 5, dImpGla2.1, whole genome shotgun sequence includes:
- the LOC124940095 gene encoding pentatricopeptide repeat-containing protein At1g59720, chloroplastic/mitochondrial isoform X1, with translation MATASPPLLLPVSAITPSDNMITSLTSAFNHQTRLLDLLSQCKSLSQIKQIQGHVIRTTSIHHPHTRFLYSRILHDSSFYDLDYAFRLFAQIEEPNSFMWNTLIRGCSYSHDLQKQRAIEIYMKMLIQGLSMPDSHTFPFVLKACAYLFAKSEGQQVHGQLLKHGFDSDVYINNSLIHFYASCGNLEHAEKVFDKMPERSVVSWNAMVEGLVQLGEFDSALSLFRKMQDSFEPDGYMMLSVINACAGLRSLSLGMWAHAYISRNRENIRVNNDVLLYSSLVDMYCKCGSLQMAKQVFHSMNNHDVNSWNSIILGFASHGQGEAALRYFDLMINEGFNPNSITFVGVLSACNHRGFVDEGLKYFDRMKKDYGIEPVLEHYGCMVDLLARAGNIEKAIEIVLEMHIKPDVVIWRSLLDACCKNHADLDLSEEVTKQLLESDGGDCSGAYVLLSRVYASARRFNDVGLIRKLMNDNGVIKEPGCSVIEVDGISHQFFAGDTTHPETRLLYRVLREIEERLQKEGYEPDCSQASLVDDGDRGKAESLRLHSERLAIAMGLLNGKPGIPIRIFKNLRVCNDCHNVSKMISKVYNVEIVVRDRARFHHFKDGSCSCLDYW
- the LOC124938069 gene encoding trehalose-phosphate phosphatase A-like is translated as MNKPMTHSNLYSPSGTKYGQYLASPRKMPAIFDRSNSWLDAMQCSSPTHNDTDDGYSNWMLRYPSALASFEHIINHAEGKRIALFLDYDGTLSPIVDNPDSAVMSPAMRAAVKDVAQYFPTAIISGRSRDKVYEFVGLTELYYAGSHGMDIMGPIRSVSNEHPNCTRSTDQQGNKVNLFQPASEFLPMIDEVSKALHEIAKEVKGAKVEHNKFCVSVHYRNVDEKNWNIIGQQVKELLKGYPSLRLTHGRKVLEVRPVLNWDKGKAVEFLLESLGLSNCNDVVPIYVGDDRTDEDAFKILRDGNYGFGILVSSAPKESNAFYSLRDPSEVMEFLKWLVVWKKSTGGVLDI
- the LOC124940095 gene encoding pentatricopeptide repeat-containing protein At1g59720, chloroplastic/mitochondrial isoform X2; this translates as MWNTLIRGCSYSHDLQKQRAIEIYMKMLIQGLSMPDSHTFPFVLKACAYLFAKSEGQQVHGQLLKHGFDSDVYINNSLIHFYASCGNLEHAEKVFDKMPERSVVSWNAMVEGLVQLGEFDSALSLFRKMQDSFEPDGYMMLSVINACAGLRSLSLGMWAHAYISRNRENIRVNNDVLLYSSLVDMYCKCGSLQMAKQVFHSMNNHDVNSWNSIILGFASHGQGEAALRYFDLMINEGFNPNSITFVGVLSACNHRGFVDEGLKYFDRMKKDYGIEPVLEHYGCMVDLLARAGNIEKAIEIVLEMHIKPDVVIWRSLLDACCKNHADLDLSEEVTKQLLESDGGDCSGAYVLLSRVYASARRFNDVGLIRKLMNDNGVIKEPGCSVIEVDGISHQFFAGDTTHPETRLLYRVLREIEERLQKEGYEPDCSQASLVDDGDRGKAESLRLHSERLAIAMGLLNGKPGIPIRIFKNLRVCNDCHNVSKMISKVYNVEIVVRDRARFHHFKDGSCSCLDYW